A single Victivallis lenta DNA region contains:
- the gmd gene encoding GDP-mannose 4,6-dehydratase, which produces MKRALITGITGQDGSYLTELLLEKGYEVHGIIRRASSFNTGRIDHLYRDPHLDGVRLFLHYGDLTDSSNLSRLIEKIQPSEIYNLGAQSHVQVSFEVPEYTAETDAIGTLRLLDAIKETGVPARFYQASTSELYGKVQEVPQSETTPFYPRSPYAVAKQYGFWITKNYREAYNLHASNGILFNHESPRRGETFVTRKITMAVARIHRGLQECFYMGNIDARRDWGYAKDYVKMMWMMLQQEVPDDYVVATGEMHTVREFIERSFARVGRGIEWKGAGVDETGIDTTTGKTVVRIDPRYFRPAEVEQLLGNPARAKEKLGWEPEVKFEELVKIMVDGDLRLLDNPNYEIGF; this is translated from the coding sequence ACCGAGCTGCTGCTGGAGAAGGGCTACGAGGTGCACGGCATCATCCGGCGTGCGAGCAGCTTCAACACGGGGCGGATCGACCACCTGTACCGCGATCCGCACCTGGACGGAGTACGGTTGTTCCTGCACTACGGAGACCTGACCGATTCGTCGAACCTGAGCCGCCTGATCGAGAAGATCCAACCCTCCGAAATTTACAACCTCGGCGCGCAGAGTCACGTGCAGGTGAGTTTCGAGGTTCCGGAGTACACGGCGGAGACCGATGCGATCGGGACTTTGCGGTTGCTGGACGCGATCAAGGAGACCGGGGTTCCGGCGCGGTTTTACCAGGCATCGACCTCCGAACTCTACGGCAAGGTGCAGGAGGTTCCGCAGAGCGAGACGACGCCGTTCTATCCGCGCAGTCCGTACGCGGTTGCAAAGCAGTACGGCTTCTGGATCACGAAGAATTACCGGGAAGCGTACAACCTTCACGCCAGCAATGGGATATTGTTCAACCACGAGTCTCCGCGGCGGGGCGAGACCTTCGTGACGCGCAAGATCACGATGGCGGTGGCGCGGATTCACCGCGGATTGCAGGAGTGCTTCTACATGGGTAACATCGATGCGCGGCGCGACTGGGGGTATGCGAAGGACTACGTGAAGATGATGTGGATGATGCTGCAGCAGGAAGTTCCTGACGACTATGTGGTTGCAACCGGAGAAATGCATACGGTTCGTGAGTTCATCGAAAGGAGCTTCGCCCGGGTCGGGCGCGGCATCGAATGGAAGGGGGCCGGCGTTGACGAAACCGGCATCGACACGACGACCGGAAAAACGGTGGTCCGGATCGATCCGCGCTATTTCCGGCCGGCCGAAGTCGAGCAGCTGCTCGGCAACCCGGCCAGGGCGAAGGAGAAGCTCGGCTGGGAGCCGGAAGTGAAGTTCGAAGAACTGGTGAAAATCATGGTTGACGGCGACCTGCGGCTGCTGGACAACCCGAATTACGAGATCGGGTTCTGA
- a CDS encoding GDP-L-fucose synthase family protein: MDKNAKIFICGHRGMVGSACVRKFEKEGYSNILKRTRAELDLRNQLAVKEFFDAEQPDYVILAGAKVGGIMANKTHCAEFLLENLEIQNNVIMQSYLHGVRKFCFLGSSCIYPCRAPQPIREEYLLTGPLEPTNEGYALAKIAGYKLCLYLSRQYGWNTVSLMPCNLYGTNDNYDPENSHVFPAFVRRFVTAARENRAVEVVWGTGAPLREFLHVDDVANAVYYFMQNHNDPEVVNIGSGSDITIRELAGKIAAAAGFRGEIRWDASRPDGMYRKLMDSSKARKLGWKPEITIDEGIRRTIQEYKDGISK, translated from the coding sequence ATCGACAAAAACGCGAAAATTTTCATCTGCGGCCACCGCGGCATGGTCGGCAGCGCCTGCGTGCGGAAGTTTGAAAAAGAGGGCTACTCGAACATTCTGAAACGCACCCGAGCCGAACTCGATCTGCGCAATCAGCTTGCGGTGAAGGAGTTCTTCGATGCCGAACAGCCGGACTACGTGATTCTGGCCGGAGCGAAGGTCGGCGGAATCATGGCGAATAAGACGCATTGCGCGGAATTCCTGCTTGAGAACCTCGAGATCCAGAACAATGTGATCATGCAGAGTTACCTGCACGGAGTCAGGAAGTTCTGCTTTCTCGGCTCGAGCTGCATCTATCCGTGCCGTGCGCCGCAGCCGATCAGAGAGGAGTATCTGCTGACCGGGCCGCTGGAGCCGACCAACGAAGGTTACGCGCTGGCCAAGATCGCCGGGTACAAACTCTGCCTCTATTTGAGCCGGCAGTACGGCTGGAACACGGTGAGCCTGATGCCGTGCAACCTCTACGGAACCAACGACAACTACGATCCGGAGAACAGCCATGTGTTTCCGGCCTTCGTGCGGCGTTTCGTGACGGCTGCGCGGGAGAACCGGGCCGTGGAAGTGGTCTGGGGAACCGGTGCTCCGCTGCGGGAGTTCCTGCACGTGGACGACGTGGCGAATGCGGTCTATTATTTCATGCAGAACCACAATGACCCGGAGGTCGTCAACATCGGCAGCGGCAGCGACATCACCATCAGGGAGCTGGCCGGAAAGATCGCCGCGGCGGCGGGATTCAGAGGAGAAATCAGGTGGGACGCCTCCAGACCCGACGGCATGTACCGCAAACTTATGGATTCGAGCAAAGCGCGAAAGCTTGGCTGGAAACCGGAAATCACCATCGACGAAGGCATTAGAAGAACCATTCAAGAATATAAGGACGGTATATCGAAATGA
- a CDS encoding Gfo/Idh/MocA family protein has product MKRIALVGCGRISKRHMEAITATPGVEIAYVCDKKEERARAAAEQLKIPYVTDYRELKGKGLDVISVLTPSGLHPRHVSNIAELTDAPYIVCEKPLSLTLREAYEVYRRVEKAGKTLLPVFQNRYNPLVREIKSLIDSGRLGKLYQFVCNVLWNRNDDYYSIDWHGTREFDGGVMYTQASHYVDMVHFFFGELAFSRGLGGSLRNLETQDTVSAVLQFRNGTVGTINATVSVYRSNFMTEFTLIAEKGTIRLSGTNLNQIDFWDVEGVEKPDMDFKLDHQYGKGHNTLYEYIASGRWEMFPSREDVLSGIRLMEMISY; this is encoded by the coding sequence ATGAAACGAATCGCATTGGTCGGCTGCGGCCGTATTTCCAAACGGCACATGGAAGCCATTACCGCCACTCCGGGCGTCGAAATTGCTTATGTCTGCGACAAGAAGGAAGAGCGGGCGCGGGCGGCCGCTGAACAGCTTAAGATTCCATATGTGACCGATTACCGGGAATTAAAGGGAAAGGGGCTTGATGTTATCAGTGTGCTGACTCCTTCGGGACTTCATCCTCGTCATGTTTCGAATATCGCCGAATTGACGGATGCGCCTTACATTGTCTGCGAAAAGCCGTTATCGCTCACCCTGCGGGAAGCATACGAGGTTTACCGTCGTGTCGAAAAGGCCGGGAAAACGCTGCTGCCGGTTTTCCAGAATCGTTATAATCCGCTGGTAAGGGAAATCAAGAGCCTGATTGACTCCGGCCGCCTTGGAAAGCTGTACCAGTTCGTCTGCAACGTGCTTTGGAACCGCAACGACGATTATTACAGCATTGACTGGCATGGAACGCGCGAGTTTGACGGCGGCGTCATGTATACGCAGGCGAGCCATTACGTGGATATGGTGCATTTCTTTTTCGGTGAGCTGGCTTTCAGTCGCGGTCTGGGCGGTTCGTTGCGGAATCTGGAGACGCAGGATACCGTGTCGGCTGTATTGCAGTTCAGGAATGGGACCGTTGGCACCATCAATGCGACGGTCAGCGTGTACCGGAGCAATTTTATGACGGAGTTTACGCTGATCGCCGAAAAAGGAACCATCCGGCTGTCCGGCACGAATTTGAATCAGATCGACTTCTGGGATGTGGAAGGAGTTGAAAAACCGGATATGGATTTCAAACTCGACCATCAGTACGGGAAGGGACACAACACGTTGTATGAATACATCGCTTCCGGTCGTTGGGAGATGTTTCCCTCCCGGGAGGATGTGCTCTCCGGCATTCGCCTGATGGAAATGATCTCTTACTGA
- the wecB gene encoding non-hydrolyzing UDP-N-acetylglucosamine 2-epimerase, with the protein MRIITIVGARPQFIKAAILSRALRGCHEEILIHTGQHFDANMSTVFFDELEISAPKYNLGISGETHGVMTGKMLIAIEEVLVRERPDAVLLYGDTNSTVAGALAAVKLRIPLIHVEAGNRLGTLDNPEEVNRITTDHLSTLLFCASDSAKSFLDREGLGARAYTVGNVMYDAFLYFGKRAAEQKRTPVDYNSMPITMPDRYCYLTCHRAENTSDEALTEIFRAVSSLDYPTIYPVHPRNRERALRIGKSFPKVILIPPVGYLESVRLTGQAERIVTDSGGLQCEAFYAGVPCVTVFHHVVWPETLAGNRNQMAPPVAAEIMKKFTVVPHIDPEYRPFGDGHACQKIVKILNEKLNL; encoded by the coding sequence ATGAGAATCATTACGATTGTCGGTGCCCGCCCGCAGTTTATCAAGGCGGCAATTCTGTCCCGTGCGCTGCGTGGATGCCATGAGGAGATTCTGATTCACACCGGACAGCACTTTGATGCGAATATGTCCACTGTATTTTTTGATGAGCTGGAAATTTCCGCTCCGAAATACAACCTCGGGATCTCCGGAGAGACACATGGCGTCATGACCGGTAAAATGCTGATCGCCATTGAAGAGGTTCTGGTTCGGGAACGGCCCGATGCCGTGCTGCTGTACGGCGACACCAACTCCACCGTGGCCGGGGCGCTGGCAGCTGTGAAGCTGCGCATTCCGCTGATTCATGTTGAGGCCGGGAACAGGCTCGGGACGCTGGACAACCCGGAAGAGGTCAATCGGATTACTACCGATCATCTTTCGACGCTGTTGTTTTGCGCCTCGGATTCCGCAAAGTCGTTTCTGGACCGGGAGGGCCTGGGAGCCCGGGCCTATACCGTCGGCAATGTGATGTATGACGCTTTTCTCTACTTCGGGAAGAGAGCGGCGGAGCAGAAAAGAACGCCGGTTGATTACAACAGCATGCCGATCACAATGCCGGATAGATACTGTTATTTGACCTGTCATCGGGCGGAAAATACCTCCGACGAAGCTTTGACTGAGATTTTCAGAGCGGTATCAAGCCTCGACTATCCGACGATTTATCCTGTGCATCCGCGCAATCGGGAGCGGGCGCTGCGAATCGGAAAGAGTTTCCCGAAGGTGATATTGATTCCGCCAGTCGGTTATCTGGAATCCGTACGGTTGACCGGGCAGGCAGAGCGGATTGTCACTGATTCCGGTGGCCTCCAATGCGAGGCGTTTTATGCCGGTGTGCCGTGTGTGACGGTGTTCCACCATGTGGTCTGGCCGGAAACGCTGGCCGGCAATCGTAACCAGATGGCGCCTCCGGTGGCTGCGGAAATCATGAAGAAATTTACGGTCGTTCCGCATATCGATCCGGAATATCGCCCTTTCGGCGATGGCCATGCCTGTCAGAAAATTGTAAAAATTCTAAATGAAAAATTGAATTTATGA
- a CDS encoding acyltransferase: MSDFFVHESAYVDEDVTIGSGTKIWHFCHVQSGARIGCGCILGQNVNIANDVAIGNNVKIQNNVAVYTGTVVEDDVFLGPSCVLTNVTNPRSQVKRHSLYERILIRRGASIGANATIVCGISIGRYAFIAAGAVVTRDVPDYAMIVGVPGRQTAWVSRHGHCLKNPDADGIMICPESGFRYREVAQGIVRCLDLDEEAPLPPELAVGKYTYDEFKEK; the protein is encoded by the coding sequence ATGAGTGATTTTTTTGTGCATGAATCCGCCTATGTCGATGAGGACGTCACTATCGGCAGCGGAACAAAAATCTGGCATTTCTGCCATGTTCAGAGCGGCGCGAGAATCGGGTGCGGGTGCATTCTCGGCCAGAATGTCAATATCGCCAATGACGTTGCAATCGGCAACAATGTCAAGATTCAGAACAATGTGGCAGTCTACACCGGGACCGTTGTGGAAGATGATGTGTTTCTCGGACCCAGTTGCGTGCTGACTAATGTAACCAATCCCCGCAGTCAGGTGAAACGCCATTCGCTGTATGAAAGAATTCTGATTCGGCGTGGAGCGAGTATCGGCGCCAATGCCACGATTGTTTGCGGAATCAGCATCGGCCGCTACGCTTTCATCGCGGCGGGAGCGGTCGTGACCCGGGATGTTCCTGATTATGCGATGATCGTCGGCGTGCCGGGGCGGCAGACCGCATGGGTCAGCCGTCATGGTCACTGTCTTAAAAATCCGGACGCAGACGGGATCATGATTTGCCCGGAAAGCGGTTTCCGGTACAGGGAAGTTGCTCAAGGGATCGTCCGCTGCCTCGATCTGGATGAGGAGGCTCCGCTCCCGCCTGAGCTGGCGGTCGGGAAATATACCTACGATGAGTTTAAGGAAAAATGA